The Xanthomonas fragariae genome has a segment encoding these proteins:
- a CDS encoding tRNA threonylcarbamoyladenosine dehydratase: MKAQWRERFAGIDRLYGVGTVERLSACRVAVVGMGGVGSWVVEALARTGVGHIRLIDADDLCVSNTNRQLPALAGQYGRNKARAMAERCVAINPDIEADAVESFLTAGNIESLLGDGFDLVIDACDSFRVKVEIIAWCRRRKLPLLTVGAAGGRTDPTLVRVRDVSRTEHDAMLALIRKKLRSDFNFPKNPQRYFGVPAVYSLENVKYPQSDGSVCGIRPQLDADATLKLDCGAGLGSATHITGTFAFVAVGKALEMLLKPKAAAAMPAAEVAAAP; the protein is encoded by the coding sequence ATGAAAGCACAATGGCGTGAACGCTTTGCCGGTATCGACCGGCTGTATGGAGTCGGCACGGTGGAGCGGTTGTCCGCCTGTCGCGTGGCGGTGGTCGGGATGGGCGGCGTGGGCTCGTGGGTGGTCGAGGCATTGGCGCGCACCGGCGTCGGGCACATCCGCCTGATCGATGCGGACGATTTGTGTGTGTCTAATACCAATCGGCAACTACCGGCCTTGGCGGGCCAGTATGGGCGCAACAAGGCGCGCGCGATGGCTGAGCGCTGTGTGGCGATCAATCCGGACATCGAGGCCGATGCGGTGGAATCTTTTCTCACTGCCGGCAATATCGAAAGTCTGCTCGGCGACGGCTTCGATCTGGTGATCGATGCCTGCGACAGCTTCCGGGTCAAGGTCGAAATCATCGCTTGGTGCCGGCGGCGCAAGCTGCCGCTACTGACCGTGGGCGCTGCTGGTGGACGCACCGATCCCACGTTGGTGCGCGTGCGCGATGTCTCGCGGACCGAACACGATGCAATGCTGGCGCTGATTCGCAAAAAGCTGCGCAGCGATTTCAATTTTCCGAAGAATCCGCAGCGCTATTTCGGTGTGCCGGCGGTGTACTCGCTGGAAAACGTCAAATACCCGCAGTCCGATGGCAGCGTGTGCGGGATTCGCCCTCAGCTCGATGCCGATGCCACGCTCAAGCTGGATTGCGGGGCAGGGCTGGGCTCAGCCACGCATATTACCGGCACATTTGCATTTGTCGCGGTGGGCAAGGCGTTGGAGATGCTGCTCAAACCAAAAGCCGCTGCAGCGATGCCAGCTGCCGAGGTTGCGGCGGCGCCGTGA